ACAAGACGCCGGACTACTTCGCCTGCAAGCCGATCGAGGTCGTGAAGGACGAAGGCAGGTACGCCAAGTACGCGGGCCCGGTGAAGCTGTACGGCAGGAACCGCTGCATCTCCGCCTCGGCCGTCATCGAGCCTGGCAACGACGAGGCGGTCCGCGTGACGCCCAGCTTCCACTGCTGACGACCGCTGACCGGTTGACGATCGACGCCGTACGGCTTGCGTGAACCCCGCGCAGGCCGTACGGCCGCTGGAGACTCCCCTGTCATGCCTCCAGATGCCGTCGTTGTCGGACCTACGTGAACGCCCCCTCAAGGCGGATCAAGTCCAGCATTCGCCCGGCGACGTGTCATGCAGTTTCAGCCTCAGCCGAATGACGCAGCTGAAGTGCCGCATTTCGGGCCGCAATCAATGGCCTGTTCAGATTTTTGCAAGCGCCCGCCGCAAGACTGCGCGACATGGCGGGTGGCATACTGCGCATCATCTTCACCGCTGACGATCTCGCGCGCGTGCGCGTGGCCGCCAGGGCGGACCCGATGTGGGAGATGGTCGCCAGCCTGCACCGCTTCCAGGCCGGCGACGGCGGCGCGGTGATAGCCGGGTGGCGGCGCAGGGCGCGCGCCCGCCTGGCCGAGGCGGGGCTGCTGCGCGACGTGCGCAGGCTGCTGGTGCCGCTGGCGCCGCGCGCGGCCTACTTTCCCGACTTCCTCACCCCGAGCGAGGCCCTGTTGGGCACCGACGAGGGCATCCAGGCCATCATCGACACGCCGCGCACCAGGGTGCAGCGCGAGCTCGACCTGCTGCGCGCCCGGCACGGCCTGCCCGCGCACCTGGAGAGCCTGGCCCGCGACGCGACGGCCATGCGCAGGGTGGCGACGGTCGCGGCCGGGTATCTCCAGGTCGCGCTCGGCGAGCACTGGTCCGAGGTGGAGCGGGCGGTCAGCCAGGACAGGGGCACCCGCGTCCGCCATCTGGCCGACGGCGGCGTCGAGGCCATGCTGACCGGGCTCTCGCCCGGCATGCGCTGGCGCGCTCCGGTGCTGGAGATCGACTACCCGGCGGGTGGCAGGGAGCTGCGGCTGCGCGGGCGCGGGCTGACCCTCATCCCCTCGTACTTCTGCAGGACGGCCCCGGTCACGCTCGCCGACCCGAGCCTGCCGCCGGTGCTGGTCTATCCGGTGCCGCGCAAGGGCGTCCCGGGACGGGCGCGCGCCGGTGACGCGCTGGGCGAGCTGCTGGGCAGGACGCGGGCCGAGGTGCTCCGGTGCGTCGCGCTGGCGCCGGGCTGCAGCACGACGGAGCTGGCCAGACGGGCGGGCGTGCCCGCGTCGAGCGCCAGCGAGCACGCCCGGGTCCTGCGGCAGGCGGGCCTGATCGCCAGCACCCGGCACGCCAACCTCATGCTCCACCAGGTGACGGAGTCAGGCGACGGCCTCCTCCGCGGCGCCCGCTGACCCTCGGTCCACCCGTGCCCCGTGCCTTTGGGTGGGCGGGCGCTCGATGTACTCTTCGAGTGACATAGATGAATATGTTCATTCAGGAGGGATCAGGCATGAGCCGCACCGTGCGCGCGCCGCGAGGCGCCACGCTCACCGCCAAGGGCTGGCCGCAGGAGGCCGCGCTCCGGATGCTCCAGAACAACCTGGACCCGGAAGTCGCCGAGCACCCCGAGCAACTGGTCGTCTACGGCGGTTCGGGCAAGGCCGCGCGTGACTGGCCCTCGTTCGACGCGCTCGTCCGCACGCTCACCACGCTGGAGGGCGACGAGACACTGCTGGTGCAGTCCGGCCGTCCCGTGGGCGTGTTCCGCACGCACGAGTGGGCCCCGCGCGTCCTCATCGCCAACTCCAACCTCGTCCCCGACTGGGCGAACTGGGAGGAGTTCCGCCGGCTGGAGGCCGCGGGCCTGACGATGTACGGCCAGATGACGGCCGGCTCCTGGATCTACATCGGCACGCAGGGCATCCTGCAGGGCACCTACGAGACCTTCGCGGCCGTGGCGGAGAAGAAGTTCGGCGGCTCCCTGGCCGGCACCATCACGCTGACGGCCGGGCTCGGCGGCATGGGCGGCGCGCAGCCGCTGGCCGTCACCATGAACGGCGGCGTCGCGATCTGCGTCGACTGCGATCCGCGCAGCGTCAAGCGCCGCATCGAGCACAAGTACCTCGACGTCGAGGCCAAGGACCTGGACGAGGCGCTCCGCCTGGCCTACGAGGCGCGCGACCAGCGCAGGCCGCTGTCCATCGGCGTGGTCGCCAACGCGGCCGAGGCCGTACCGGACCTGCTGGCGCGGGGCGCCGAGATCGACATCGTGACCGACCAGACGTCGGCGCACGACCCGCTGATGTACCTGCCGCTCGGGGTGGCCTTCGAGGACATGGCCACCGAGCGCGACAAGGACCCCGCCGCCTTCACCACCAGGGCGCGCGAGTCGATGGCCAGGCACGTCGAGGCGATGGTCGGGTTCAAGGACGCAGGGGCCGAGGTCTTCGACTACGGCAACTCCATCCGCGGCGAGGCCCAGCTGGCCGGCTACACGCGGGCCTTCGACTTCCCCGGCTTCGTGCCCGCCTACATCAGGCCGCTGTTCTGCGAGGGCAAGGGGCCGTTCCGCTGGGCCGCGCTCTCCGGCGACCCGGCCGACATCGCGGCGACCGACAGGGCCGTCCTCGAGCTCTTCCCCGACAACGAGCCGCTGGCCAGGTGGATCCGCATGGCGGGGGAGAAGGTGCACTTCCAGGGGCTGCCCGCGCGCATCTGCTGGCTCGG
This window of the Nonomuraea africana genome carries:
- a CDS encoding winged helix-turn-helix domain-containing protein, with protein sequence MAGGILRIIFTADDLARVRVAARADPMWEMVASLHRFQAGDGGAVIAGWRRRARARLAEAGLLRDVRRLLVPLAPRAAYFPDFLTPSEALLGTDEGIQAIIDTPRTRVQRELDLLRARHGLPAHLESLARDATAMRRVATVAAGYLQVALGEHWSEVERAVSQDRGTRVRHLADGGVEAMLTGLSPGMRWRAPVLEIDYPAGGRELRLRGRGLTLIPSYFCRTAPVTLADPSLPPVLVYPVPRKGVPGRARAGDALGELLGRTRAEVLRCVALAPGCSTTELARRAGVPASSASEHARVLRQAGLIASTRHANLMLHQVTESGDGLLRGAR
- the hutU gene encoding urocanate hydratase, which codes for MSRTVRAPRGATLTAKGWPQEAALRMLQNNLDPEVAEHPEQLVVYGGSGKAARDWPSFDALVRTLTTLEGDETLLVQSGRPVGVFRTHEWAPRVLIANSNLVPDWANWEEFRRLEAAGLTMYGQMTAGSWIYIGTQGILQGTYETFAAVAEKKFGGSLAGTITLTAGLGGMGGAQPLAVTMNGGVAICVDCDPRSVKRRIEHKYLDVEAKDLDEALRLAYEARDQRRPLSIGVVANAAEAVPDLLARGAEIDIVTDQTSAHDPLMYLPLGVAFEDMATERDKDPAAFTTRARESMARHVEAMVGFKDAGAEVFDYGNSIRGEAQLAGYTRAFDFPGFVPAYIRPLFCEGKGPFRWAALSGDPADIAATDRAVLELFPDNEPLARWIRMAGEKVHFQGLPARICWLGYGERHLAGERFNDMVASGELQAPVVIGRDHLDCGSVASPYRETEGMADGSDAIADWPLLNAMLNTASGAAWVSIHHGGGVGIGRSIHAGQVTVADGTALAGEKLNRVLTNDPGTGVMRHVDAGYDEAAAVADSRGVRIPMRES